The Candidatus Scalindua japonica genome contains a region encoding:
- a CDS encoding dual specificity protein phosphatase 23, translated as MIRNFSWLIEGEIAGMGKPASSVNDFEFLKGKGVEAIVTLTEYPLSEVLIEEFGFNVKHIPVKDFEAPALEQIEDFVTFAVDQLSKHKRLVVHCEAGIGRTGTMLACYLVSQGYSALDAIEEVRARRPGSIETIEQEEVVLMYERK; from the coding sequence ATGATTAGGAATTTTAGTTGGTTAATAGAAGGCGAAATAGCGGGTATGGGTAAGCCGGCCTCTTCTGTGAATGATTTTGAATTTCTCAAGGGTAAAGGTGTTGAGGCGATTGTAACACTTACGGAGTATCCTCTAAGTGAAGTCCTGATAGAGGAATTTGGCTTTAACGTTAAGCACATTCCGGTTAAAGATTTTGAGGCCCCAGCGCTGGAGCAAATTGAAGATTTTGTAACATTTGCAGTGGATCAACTGTCTAAGCATAAAAGGCTGGTTGTCCATTGTGAAGCGGGTATAGGGAGGACAGGGACTATGCTGGCATGTTACCTGGTTAGCCAAGGATACAGTGCGCTGGATGCGATAGAAGAAGTGAGAGCAAGAAGGCCTGGTTCTATCGAAACGATAGAACAGGAAGAGGTGGTTCTCATGTACGAACGTAAATAG
- the ftsY gene encoding signal recognition particle-docking protein FtsY, with amino-acid sequence MVFKKKSVTGKKEDAKNKSWSPFQKLKNSLLKTRSKISSRIKDLLALKRNIDEGVLDELEVVLLESDIGVGLVTKIIEDVRCAWKAKKVEDTEGVYDFLKNDLKQSLKGGDSSLQIAAAPPTVIMVAGVNGVGKTTSIAKLANLFIKQGKKVMLAAGDTFRAAATEQLDIWSKRIGADIVKHQAGADPSAVTFDALEASLSRGTDVLIVDTAGRLHTHENLMNELTKMKRVISKRIENAPHEVLMVLDSTTGQNAISQAKLFKKAVDITGIFLSKLDGTAKGGAILGMRKEIDIPVKYVGLGEGIDDIQEFDADKFVDALFD; translated from the coding sequence TTGGTTTTCAAAAAAAAATCAGTAACAGGGAAAAAAGAAGACGCAAAAAATAAATCGTGGTCTCCATTTCAAAAGCTCAAAAACAGCCTGCTAAAGACACGCAGTAAAATATCTTCCAGAATTAAGGATCTTCTCGCATTAAAGAGAAATATTGATGAAGGTGTATTGGATGAGTTAGAGGTCGTGTTGCTTGAGTCAGACATAGGGGTTGGCTTGGTAACTAAGATAATAGAGGATGTTAGATGTGCCTGGAAAGCGAAGAAAGTTGAAGATACAGAGGGCGTTTACGATTTTCTGAAAAATGATCTCAAGCAAAGCCTCAAAGGTGGAGATTCATCATTACAGATTGCGGCCGCTCCTCCAACTGTGATTATGGTTGCGGGTGTCAATGGTGTCGGCAAGACTACATCAATCGCGAAGCTTGCAAATTTATTTATCAAGCAGGGTAAAAAGGTAATGTTAGCAGCCGGTGATACCTTCCGAGCTGCAGCGACGGAACAACTGGATATATGGAGCAAAAGAATTGGCGCTGATATAGTTAAACATCAGGCTGGTGCCGATCCCTCTGCAGTTACGTTCGATGCACTTGAAGCCAGTCTGAGCAGGGGAACAGATGTGTTGATAGTGGATACGGCAGGGCGTTTACACACTCATGAAAATTTAATGAATGAGTTGACAAAAATGAAACGGGTAATATCAAAAAGAATAGAGAATGCTCCGCATGAAGTGCTCATGGTCCTGGATTCAACAACAGGACAAAATGCCATTTCTCAGGCAAAACTATTTAAAAAAGCGGTTGATATTACGGGGATATTTCTCTCAAAACTCGATGGTACCGCTAAAGGTGGAGCAATTCTGGGAATGCGTAAAGAGATAGACATACCGGTAAAGTATGTTGGCCTTGGTGAAGGTATCGATGACATTCAGGAATTTGACGCGGATAAGTTTGTGGATGCTTTGTTTGATTAG
- the nusB gene encoding transcription antitermination factor NusB — MRKRTRSREIVLQVLYQLEVRGNDVIDEVDAFCIEQGTDAEVSDFAIKLVNGCIQKMGEIDRRITSISENWELQRMPVVDKNILRLACYELFYVDDIPPKVSINEAIDLAKKFSTEKSGLFVNGILDKIYSLNIKNDNNLRKTITSVREVNASGKGGRTGADLHIHTDFSDGTMSPEQVIKEASKLNLRTIAITDHDTIDAVEFAQHIGNREEIDVVPAIELSSNYCSADIHLLGYFIDIQNSALLEKLAELRSERVERIKKITKKLRTIGVKVEHQEVFDVSKEGSPGRMHIAEVLCNKGYCSDIRESFQKYLSDNGPAYVSKEALALKDAIELIISADGVPVLSHPGVTKRDSLIPKMVEYGLQGIEVYYPAHQPQAVKRYLRIAKKYDLVVTGGSDCHGNRKPDIALGSVNIGDELVTKIKDRCGSMVGALN; from the coding sequence ATGCGGAAAAGAACGCGGTCCCGAGAAATTGTATTACAGGTTCTTTATCAATTAGAGGTTCGGGGCAATGACGTTATAGACGAGGTAGACGCGTTCTGTATTGAACAGGGTACGGATGCCGAAGTAAGCGATTTTGCCATTAAATTGGTAAATGGCTGTATTCAGAAAATGGGAGAAATAGACCGGAGGATAACCAGTATTTCTGAAAATTGGGAACTGCAGAGGATGCCGGTTGTAGATAAAAATATTTTGAGGTTGGCATGTTATGAACTATTTTATGTGGATGACATTCCTCCAAAGGTATCTATCAACGAGGCGATTGATTTAGCGAAAAAATTCAGTACTGAGAAATCTGGATTATTTGTAAACGGAATATTAGATAAAATATATTCACTAAATATAAAGAATGATAATAATCTTCGGAAAACTATAACAAGTGTAAGAGAGGTAAATGCTTCAGGAAAAGGAGGACGTACCGGGGCTGATTTGCATATCCATACTGATTTTTCAGATGGGACCATGTCTCCTGAACAAGTGATTAAAGAGGCGTCTAAACTAAATCTTCGTACAATTGCGATAACCGATCATGATACTATTGATGCTGTTGAGTTTGCCCAACACATTGGAAACAGGGAAGAGATTGACGTGGTTCCCGCAATAGAGCTTTCTTCGAATTATTGTTCGGCAGATATTCACCTTTTAGGCTATTTTATTGATATACAGAACAGTGCGCTTCTGGAAAAATTAGCGGAGTTGCGTTCTGAAAGAGTAGAGCGAATTAAGAAGATTACAAAGAAGCTCAGAACCATAGGTGTAAAAGTGGAGCACCAGGAAGTTTTTGATGTTTCTAAAGAAGGTTCGCCCGGACGGATGCACATAGCTGAGGTTTTGTGTAATAAAGGTTACTGTAGTGATATTCGGGAATCTTTTCAAAAATATCTCTCTGATAATGGACCGGCTTATGTGTCCAAGGAAGCGTTAGCATTAAAAGACGCTATAGAACTTATAATTTCTGCTGATGGTGTTCCAGTCCTTTCACATCCTGGTGTTACCAAGAGAGATTCGTTAATACCCAAGATGGTGGAATATGGCCTGCAGGGGATAGAGGTTTATTACCCTGCACATCAACCGCAAGCCGTAAAAAGATATTTGCGGATTGCAAAAAAATATGATCTTGTAGTTACCGGTGGCTCTGATTGCCACGGTAATCGGAAACCTGATATCGCATTGGGGAGTGTAAATATAGGTGACGAACTGGTTACTAAGATTAAGGATAGGTGCGGCAGCATGGTTGGCGCCTTGAACTGA
- the tatC gene encoding twin-arginine translocase subunit TatC yields the protein MPETTEEEKIHEKRVPISEHLEELRSRIIKSIFIVIGLFFVCWFFKARILEIIKKPHSITMKNLGLSQSLQVLSYQEGFYAYIKLCLITSVFVAYPLILFQVWRFVEAGLFKKERKYVKTFAPVSYFAFITGVLFGYYFLIPYGLQFLIKILGGGVQPMITMSQYISLVTLLTLALGIVFQLPLVMLFISKIGMLQADDFIKWRLYAILIIFILAAVITPPDPFTQVMTALPMIILYEVGILTMKPTKKAVQRFGTLLAIGVLLIYIVYLIFTLPTKADFLESTGTVKILPNAGTSWQPLSSEYKINNGATLKTERDSKASFLLKDGTYVIMDVNTEVKFVKSRNIKLIEGQILIAIKADDKPFMIAAKENVVTSSDSNIDIKVSKHTVYVTVTKGEATVVANGQKKKIFEGRQLKFTTGGKTTDINKVIKWAKEMQKKLNEQDRRNISL from the coding sequence ATGCCGGAAACAACCGAAGAAGAAAAAATTCATGAAAAAAGAGTACCCATAAGTGAACATCTCGAAGAATTAAGATCACGAATTATAAAGTCAATCTTCATCGTTATAGGGTTATTCTTTGTCTGCTGGTTTTTTAAGGCAAGGATCCTTGAAATTATTAAAAAGCCCCATAGTATCACCATGAAAAACCTGGGGCTATCACAATCGCTTCAGGTACTTAGTTATCAGGAAGGTTTTTATGCTTATATAAAACTTTGCTTAATAACCTCTGTTTTCGTAGCATACCCGTTAATCTTATTTCAAGTCTGGAGATTTGTTGAGGCAGGTCTATTTAAAAAAGAGCGTAAATATGTAAAAACTTTTGCTCCCGTTTCATACTTTGCATTCATAACAGGTGTATTATTCGGATATTACTTCTTAATACCCTATGGTCTTCAATTCCTTATAAAAATATTGGGAGGAGGCGTGCAACCAATGATAACAATGAGCCAGTATATATCATTGGTAACATTGCTGACGCTCGCACTTGGAATTGTTTTTCAGCTTCCACTTGTAATGTTATTTATTTCCAAGATCGGAATGCTTCAGGCAGATGATTTCATTAAGTGGCGCTTGTACGCAATTCTCATTATATTCATCCTTGCTGCGGTAATAACACCTCCAGATCCTTTTACACAGGTCATGACAGCTTTACCAATGATAATTCTTTATGAGGTAGGCATTCTTACAATGAAACCTACTAAGAAAGCGGTCCAAAGATTTGGCACTTTATTAGCGATCGGTGTTTTACTGATTTATATTGTTTATCTAATTTTCACTCTTCCAACAAAAGCAGATTTTCTTGAGTCAACTGGTACCGTCAAAATACTTCCGAACGCCGGTACAAGCTGGCAGCCCTTATCATCTGAATATAAAATCAACAATGGCGCCACGCTGAAGACAGAAAGAGACAGCAAGGCATCCTTCCTCCTTAAGGACGGAACCTATGTCATAATGGATGTTAATACAGAAGTCAAGTTTGTAAAAAGCAGAAACATCAAACTTATAGAGGGACAAATACTAATTGCTATAAAGGCGGATGATAAACCGTTTATGATAGCAGCCAAAGAAAACGTTGTAACTTCAAGCGATAGTAATATTGATATAAAGGTCTCTAAGCACACGGTCTATGTTACCGTAACAAAGGGCGAAGCAACAGTTGTCGCAAATGGCCAAAAGAAGAAAATTTTTGAGGGAAGACAATTAAAGTTTACAACCGGAGGTAAAACGACAGATATAAACAAAGTTATCAAATGGGCTAAGGAAATGCAGAAGAAGCTTAATGAACAAGACAGACGCAATATAAGCCTGTAA
- the rpsD gene encoding 30S ribosomal protein S4, producing MARHVDPKCRLCRREGVKLYLKGYRCETAKCSIAKRRGVPGGRMSKRVRKLSSYGIHFREKQKLKRFYGVFEKQFRNYYYKAERKEGNTGENLLILLERRLDNVLCHFGYGHSRSHARQVINHGHITVNGKKVDIPSFLVKQGDVIKPANKENDINMIKMNVEANKDRKQPSWLERDELDGRVLQLPNRDEVSIDIQEQLVVELCSK from the coding sequence ATGGCAAGACATGTAGACCCTAAATGTAGATTATGCAGAAGAGAAGGCGTAAAGCTGTATCTTAAAGGATATCGTTGTGAGACTGCAAAATGTAGTATAGCGAAAAGAAGAGGTGTGCCTGGTGGTAGAATGTCCAAGAGGGTTAGGAAGTTGTCTTCATATGGAATCCATTTTAGGGAAAAGCAGAAACTGAAGCGATTTTATGGTGTCTTTGAAAAACAGTTTAGAAATTACTATTATAAGGCAGAAAGAAAAGAGGGTAATACAGGAGAGAATTTACTTATACTGTTAGAAAGAAGGCTTGATAATGTATTGTGCCATTTCGGATATGGACATTCTCGAAGCCACGCTAGGCAGGTTATTAATCACGGCCATATAACAGTAAACGGTAAAAAGGTTGATATCCCTTCTTTTTTGGTTAAACAGGGGGATGTGATTAAACCTGCTAACAAGGAAAACGATATAAATATGATAAAAATGAATGTGGAAGCAAATAAAGACCGCAAGCAGCCATCTTGGTTAGAGCGAGATGAATTAGATGGTCGTGTTCTACAGCTTCCTAACAGGGATGAAGTATCTATAGACATACAGGAACAGCTGGTTGTTGAGCTTTGTTCAAAATAA
- a CDS encoding class I SAM-dependent methyltransferase translates to MKIINKAEIVDLLEQEKSLSGPLGFRHSNGLLKKGMNKKINEIAGFSEQILKMIRKFGKKKEIVFLECSCGKSYLSFVLSYIFERESNTIPYFFGVDTNRGLIQKCEETRDVMGYNNMVFNHGRTIDFSADRKIDMVIALHACNTATDEAIAKGIKVGAKYIMVVPCCQGQLRSQIKNHHPLTSVTQFGLLRSKFADILTDALRSQFLMGNGYYVELLEIVPPKLTPKNILISARKIKNTSKRNLEEYYQLNNIFKTNFSLQEYFCEQPLNDDRACAC, encoded by the coding sequence ATGAAAATTATTAATAAAGCGGAAATCGTTGATCTTTTAGAGCAGGAAAAGAGTTTATCAGGTCCACTTGGATTCAGGCATAGTAACGGATTATTGAAAAAAGGTATGAACAAGAAGATTAATGAAATTGCCGGATTTTCTGAACAAATCCTGAAGATGATTAGAAAGTTTGGCAAGAAAAAAGAGATTGTTTTTCTTGAGTGTTCATGTGGTAAATCATATCTTTCATTTGTGTTAAGTTATATTTTTGAAAGAGAATCTAATACAATACCATATTTCTTTGGTGTAGATACAAATAGAGGTCTTATCCAAAAATGTGAAGAGACCAGGGATGTAATGGGTTATAATAATATGGTCTTTAATCATGGAAGAACGATTGATTTTTCTGCAGATAGAAAAATTGATATGGTTATTGCTCTACATGCGTGTAATACTGCTACTGACGAAGCAATCGCAAAAGGTATCAAGGTTGGTGCAAAGTATATTATGGTGGTGCCATGTTGTCAGGGACAATTACGCTCTCAGATTAAGAACCACCATCCGCTGACCAGTGTAACTCAATTTGGTTTGCTGCGAAGTAAATTTGCGGATATATTGACAGATGCCTTGAGATCACAATTTCTTATGGGGAATGGGTATTATGTTGAACTCTTAGAAATAGTACCTCCAAAATTAACACCGAAGAACATATTGATATCAGCAAGAAAGATTAAGAATACTAGTAAAAGGAATTTAGAAGAATATTATCAATTAAACAACATATTTAAAACTAACTTTAGCTTACAAGAATATTTCTGTGAACAGCCCTTAAATGATGATCGGGCTTGTGCTTGTTAG
- the rplQ gene encoding 50S ribosomal protein L17 yields MRHRRKDKHLGRTSSHRKALRSNLANSLFTYGRIITTKEKAKHVRPFVEKLITTAKKGFIKKEADKAAYIHYYRQVLTKLNNKEVVRKLFGEGKWRETGGIAERYLERNGGYTRILKLSGSRMGVLSGSSVGDVPELEYKMEGFERKLRLIGNRLGDNASRVIFELIEEVQEEKDIAPTVSVAEENK; encoded by the coding sequence ATGAGGCATAGGAGAAAAGATAAACATTTGGGCAGAACGTCAAGCCACAGAAAAGCGTTGCGGAGTAATCTGGCTAATAGTCTTTTCACATATGGTCGAATTATTACGACGAAGGAAAAAGCTAAACATGTTCGTCCGTTTGTGGAAAAGTTGATTACAACGGCAAAAAAAGGTTTTATAAAGAAAGAAGCTGATAAAGCTGCTTATATCCACTATTATAGACAGGTGTTGACAAAACTAAACAATAAAGAGGTGGTAAGAAAGTTATTTGGTGAGGGTAAATGGCGTGAGACCGGAGGGATTGCGGAGAGATATTTGGAACGTAATGGCGGCTATACCAGAATACTCAAACTTTCAGGGAGCAGAATGGGTGTCTTGTCAGGAAGTAGCGTTGGAGATGTGCCGGAATTAGAGTATAAAATGGAAGGTTTTGAGCGAAAACTGCGACTGATAGGAAATCGCCTTGGAGACAACGCCAGTAGGGTTATCTTTGAATTAATAGAGGAAGTTCAAGAGGAAAAAGATATAGCACCTACAGTTTCAGTAGCGGAAGAAAATAAATAA
- a CDS encoding PEP-CTERM sorting domain-containing protein (PEP-CTERM proteins occur, often in large numbers, in the proteomes of bacteria that also encode an exosortase, a predicted intramembrane cysteine proteinase. The presence of a PEP-CTERM domain at a protein's C-terminus predicts cleavage within the sorting domain, followed by covalent anchoring to some some component of the (usually Gram-negative) cell surface. Many PEP-CTERM proteins exhibit an unusual sequence composition that includes large numbers of potential glycosylation sites. Expression of one such protein has been shown restore the ability of a bacterium to form floc, a type of biofilm.): protein MKKGLLIAAMALGLGVGSMCVELNRAEAAVSAVQLDVVDLMDWGRSYDYDLGTNTYTPAAGSDNPWNPGGVNNPGVSMVADTFGNHDGTEDTWGIAQIDQITNTAGTISLFDKDLSNFELTMFFWGFDDDIITAPNVLGNSNIGAVGGRVQVWKDFAQDFDPTIGTAGRTGGSTFTTATEGELVLDLIPHAFANGTTLNANFNFISNTGSGVVYLDTSGAGSWDAFYDTDSQLMGSDFLFQWTVENNAQGDTVADWTVRGDGRQEAALVPEATTVALLGIGLVGMAGVAVRKKLKKNVERS from the coding sequence ATGAAGAAAGGCTTATTAATCGCAGCAATGGCGTTAGGGCTTGGTGTAGGTAGCATGTGTGTAGAGTTAAATAGAGCTGAGGCTGCAGTTTCAGCAGTACAACTTGACGTTGTTGATCTAATGGATTGGGGTAGGTCGTATGACTATGATCTCGGCACTAACACTTACACACCTGCTGCTGGTTCCGATAATCCATGGAATCCAGGTGGTGTAAACAATCCAGGTGTGTCAATGGTAGCTGATACATTTGGCAATCATGATGGAACGGAAGATACATGGGGAATTGCGCAAATTGATCAGATCACAAATACCGCAGGAACAATATCATTATTTGATAAAGATCTGAGCAACTTTGAGTTGACGATGTTTTTCTGGGGCTTCGATGACGATATTATTACAGCACCAAATGTTTTGGGTAATTCAAACATCGGTGCAGTTGGTGGCCGTGTACAAGTTTGGAAGGATTTTGCACAAGATTTTGACCCTACAATTGGGACAGCCGGAAGAACAGGCGGTTCAACATTCACTACCGCCACAGAGGGTGAGCTAGTACTTGATTTAATACCTCATGCATTTGCGAATGGAACGACTTTAAATGCTAATTTTAATTTTATATCTAATACGGGAAGCGGTGTCGTTTATCTTGACACCTCAGGCGCCGGTTCATGGGACGCTTTTTATGACACTGATTCACAATTAATGGGTTCTGATTTCCTCTTTCAATGGACAGTTGAAAATAATGCACAAGGGGATACAGTTGCTGACTGGACAGTTCGTGGAGACGGACGACAGGAAGCTGCACTTGTTCCTGAAGCAACAACAGTTGCACTACTCGGAATAGGTTTAGTAGGAATGGCTGGTGTGGCGGTAAGAAAAAAATTAAAAAAGAACGTAGAAAGAAGCTAG
- the ribE gene encoding 6,7-dimethyl-8-ribityllumazine synthase, protein MGKTFEGNLVGNNKTFGIVVSRFNSFITKRLLEGAQDCFVRHGVNANNIDVFWVPGACELPITAMRLAKNAKHDGIICLGSVIRGETPHFDYVSNESAKGISEVGLKTGIPTIYGVITTETLEQAIDRAGARVGNKGAEAALTALEMVNLFDEID, encoded by the coding sequence GTGGGAAAAACTTTTGAAGGCAACCTTGTAGGTAATAACAAAACATTCGGAATTGTTGTTAGCAGGTTCAATAGCTTTATTACAAAGAGGTTGTTGGAAGGCGCTCAAGACTGTTTTGTCAGACACGGTGTAAATGCAAATAACATCGATGTTTTTTGGGTTCCAGGTGCATGTGAGCTGCCTATTACTGCTATGCGATTGGCTAAGAACGCTAAGCACGATGGGATTATTTGTCTTGGTTCTGTAATACGTGGTGAAACACCCCATTTTGATTATGTATCCAATGAGTCAGCAAAAGGTATTTCTGAAGTTGGACTTAAAACAGGTATACCAACAATATATGGTGTTATTACAACTGAGACACTGGAACAAGCCATAGATAGGGCTGGCGCCAGGGTTGGTAACAAAGGTGCTGAGGCCGCACTTACCGCCTTGGAGATGGTGAATCTCTTTGATGAAATAGATTAG
- a CDS encoding DNA-directed RNA polymerase subunit alpha, protein MRIRWREFELPNRVSVEKETYTDSYGKFIAEPFERGFGITVGNGLRRILLSSIEGSAVTSAKIEGVEHEFSTIPNVVEDTIDIILNIKNLVVKLHTDKPRKIKIETNKKGIVTAADIITDDGVDVINKDLHIATISENIDFKVEMEVKKGRGYKTAEENGVGSSEVGVIPIDAIFSPVRKTKIRVEETRVGRRTNYDKLIIEIWTNGVITPKMALTEASKVFRKHLNPFVHYFELGRELPSAGEKQIEQVDEKEEDPETEIKKKAVVSVAELDLSVRASNCLEYANIKTVNELITKEEDELLELKNFGKTTLVEIKKKLNQLGLSFKNPGDVNREGKELSHEA, encoded by the coding sequence ATGCGTATTAGATGGAGGGAATTTGAACTACCAAATAGAGTTAGTGTAGAAAAGGAAACATATACTGATTCTTATGGAAAGTTTATTGCTGAACCTTTTGAACGAGGTTTTGGGATTACTGTAGGAAATGGTTTGAGGAGGATCTTGCTTTCTTCAATAGAAGGAAGTGCTGTGACATCTGCTAAGATTGAAGGTGTAGAACACGAATTCAGTACTATTCCGAATGTGGTAGAAGATACAATTGATATTATTCTTAATATTAAGAATCTTGTTGTAAAATTACATACAGATAAGCCTAGAAAAATAAAAATTGAAACGAATAAAAAAGGAATAGTTACAGCAGCAGATATTATTACAGACGACGGTGTGGACGTCATCAACAAAGATCTTCATATAGCAACTATTTCAGAAAATATAGATTTTAAAGTTGAGATGGAGGTTAAAAAAGGCAGAGGCTACAAAACAGCGGAAGAAAACGGAGTAGGAAGCAGCGAAGTTGGAGTAATTCCTATAGATGCAATTTTCTCTCCTGTTCGAAAGACAAAGATACGTGTTGAAGAGACTCGAGTAGGCAGAAGAACAAATTATGATAAGTTGATAATTGAAATCTGGACAAATGGTGTTATTACTCCTAAAATGGCACTGACAGAAGCATCAAAGGTTTTCAGGAAGCACTTAAATCCATTTGTGCATTACTTTGAACTGGGTAGAGAACTACCGAGTGCAGGAGAAAAACAGATTGAACAAGTAGATGAAAAAGAGGAAGATCCTGAAACCGAAATAAAAAAGAAGGCGGTGGTCTCAGTTGCTGAGCTGGATCTATCTGTCAGGGCTTCAAACTGCCTGGAGTATGCTAATATAAAAACTGTTAATGAGCTTATCACAAAAGAAGAAGATGAGTTGTTAGAATTGAAGAATTTTGGAAAAACAACGCTGGTTGAAATTAAGAAAAAGCTTAATCAGTTGGGTTTATCATTCAAGAATCCCGGGGATGTAAACCGAGAAGGAAAGGAATTGTCTCATGAGGCATAG
- the rpsK gene encoding 30S ribosomal protein S11 — MGKKKAKRSVAKAVVHVKATFNNTYITVADIYGETLCWASAGTVGFKGSRKSTPFAAQRAARNVAERARKRFGVQEVEVRVKGPGPGRESAITALQEAGLVVRAIEDVTPLPHNGCRPRKKRRV, encoded by the coding sequence ATGGGTAAAAAAAAGGCGAAACGAAGTGTTGCTAAAGCAGTTGTACATGTTAAGGCAACTTTTAATAATACATATATTACGGTAGCTGATATCTATGGTGAAACTTTATGTTGGGCAAGTGCGGGGACAGTTGGTTTCAAAGGGTCAAGAAAGAGTACCCCTTTTGCTGCACAGAGAGCTGCGAGGAACGTTGCAGAGAGAGCGAGAAAGAGATTCGGGGTTCAGGAGGTTGAAGTTAGAGTTAAAGGGCCTGGCCCGGGAAGAGAATCGGCTATCACTGCTTTGCAGGAAGCGGGCCTTGTTGTTAGAGCTATTGAGGATGTTACACCTTTACCTCACAATGGATGTCGTCCAAGAAAAAAGAGAAGAGTTTAG
- a CDS encoding DUF362 domain-containing protein has protein sequence MKKDNISRRTFLKTGIAVGTGLCGLSFLSSFERQRPLKVWKRNRLKKGLVVVHGNVHERSGERSVIKEMVNRGIRAIGGMDKLVSRGDNVVIKPNIAWDRYPEYAANTNPFVVAALAGLCIEAGANRVKVLDHTCAENPGPSYLNSGIEKAAKEVGADVRFVSKNLFKDIKIAGGKVLDSWPFYEKLIYQDKVDVLINVPIAKHHSASLLSMALKNTMGMIGGNRGSIHKDIHPKIADLNRVVKVDLTVLDAFRILKHHGPTGGRLGDVDNTFENARRLVFCVDPVAVDSYGATLFGYQGREIGFIRESYEAGLGEIDYTLNGFEEITV, from the coding sequence ATGAAGAAAGATAATATTTCCAGAAGGACTTTCCTCAAGACAGGCATCGCCGTTGGTACAGGACTTTGCGGCCTCTCATTTTTAAGTTCATTTGAGAGGCAAAGGCCTCTGAAGGTGTGGAAAAGAAATAGATTAAAAAAAGGCCTGGTCGTTGTTCATGGTAATGTTCACGAAAGGAGTGGTGAACGTTCTGTAATAAAAGAAATGGTGAACAGGGGGATCAGGGCCATTGGTGGAATGGATAAACTGGTTTCCAGAGGTGATAACGTTGTCATCAAGCCAAACATAGCATGGGACAGATATCCTGAGTATGCGGCAAACACAAATCCCTTTGTCGTTGCCGCATTGGCAGGATTATGTATAGAGGCAGGGGCGAATAGAGTAAAAGTGCTTGATCATACTTGCGCTGAAAACCCAGGTCCTTCTTATCTAAACAGTGGAATAGAAAAGGCGGCAAAAGAGGTTGGTGCAGATGTCCGCTTTGTTAGTAAGAATCTGTTTAAAGATATCAAAATAGCGGGTGGAAAAGTCCTTGATTCATGGCCTTTTTATGAGAAATTAATCTATCAGGACAAAGTAGACGTATTAATAAACGTTCCAATAGCAAAGCATCACAGCGCTTCCCTTCTATCTATGGCGCTTAAAAATACTATGGGAATGATAGGTGGTAACAGAGGTTCAATACACAAGGACATACACCCAAAAATAGCAGACCTTAATAGAGTTGTAAAGGTCGATCTTACAGTCCTTGATGCATTCAGGATTTTAAAACACCATGGACCAACTGGTGGGAGATTAGGGGATGTAGATAACACTTTTGAAAATGCTCGGCGATTAGTTTTTTGTGTTGATCCGGTGGCAGTGGATTCTTACGGGGCAACCCTGTTTGGTTACCAGGGCAGGGAGATAGGTTTCATCAGAGAATCGTATGAGGCGGGGCTGGGAGAGATTGATTATACATTAAACGGATTTGAAGAAATAACAGTTTAA